The Congregibacter litoralis KT71 genome contains a region encoding:
- a CDS encoding MFS transporter yields the protein MRATPESRSFRAVGVAGLLVCCTVLGLAGTDLVLPAVPGLPDYLGGSIAQAQFVLATFAAGTGIGLLLFGELGSFLDHRKMLVSSLLAYGFLSGAAAMAPNLELLIALRFLQGVAASCAAVVTPGMVRALFDEQGALRALGALGSIESLAPAIAPIIGVWLLSAYGWSASFWVTAMLAVGLSVLVAVSGRYVPAVSGNPSRLGYWLLVRNAVFQRYALSQGLSLGSLLAFVFAMPTVYVVAFGGEIQQFIVMQLLGISTYIVAANLSSRLVRRFGAERTIYGGSILAFGGSILMLAYGLLGGREPWVIWALFLPFNMGFGFRGPPGFYRSLQASDGDDARASALVILYVMLITAAATALISPFVASGLWPAALAACLLGALSLVILPLLPALPEDT from the coding sequence TTGCGCGCCACCCCTGAGTCCCGAAGTTTCAGAGCTGTCGGTGTCGCAGGTCTCCTGGTCTGCTGCACGGTGCTGGGTTTGGCGGGCACGGATCTGGTGCTGCCCGCGGTGCCGGGTCTCCCGGACTATCTGGGCGGGAGCATAGCTCAGGCGCAGTTTGTGCTGGCGACCTTCGCGGCGGGGACCGGTATCGGTCTCCTGCTCTTTGGTGAGCTGGGATCTTTTCTTGATCACCGCAAAATGCTCGTAAGCTCTTTGCTGGCCTATGGGTTCTTGTCCGGCGCCGCGGCTATGGCACCGAACCTTGAACTGCTCATTGCCCTGCGCTTTTTGCAGGGGGTGGCAGCGTCCTGCGCCGCGGTTGTGACACCGGGGATGGTCAGGGCGCTGTTTGATGAGCAGGGCGCTCTCCGGGCCCTGGGCGCGCTGGGCAGCATCGAGTCTCTGGCACCGGCTATCGCACCAATTATCGGGGTGTGGTTGCTCAGTGCCTATGGATGGTCTGCATCCTTCTGGGTGACCGCAATGCTTGCGGTGGGTCTCAGTGTGCTGGTGGCCGTATCAGGGCGCTACGTTCCCGCCGTATCTGGCAACCCTTCGCGACTGGGTTACTGGTTACTTGTGCGCAATGCCGTGTTCCAGCGCTACGCCCTGAGTCAGGGCTTGAGTCTGGGTTCGCTCCTCGCCTTTGTGTTTGCCATGCCCACGGTTTACGTCGTTGCCTTCGGGGGTGAAATACAGCAGTTCATTGTGATGCAGCTTCTGGGTATCTCGACCTACATTGTCGCTGCGAATCTCTCCAGTCGTCTCGTGCGGCGTTTTGGTGCCGAGCGGACGATCTACGGCGGCAGCATCCTCGCCTTTGGAGGCAGTATCCTGATGCTTGCCTATGGGCTTTTGGGAGGACGGGAGCCCTGGGTGATCTGGGCGCTGTTTCTGCCCTTCAATATGGGTTTCGGTTTTCGGGGGCCGCCCGGTTTTTATCGATCCCTCCAGGCATCTGATGGTGATGACGCCCGCGCATCAGCCCTGGTGATCCTTTATGTCATGTTGATTACCGCCGCTGCCACGGCCCTGATCTCTCCCTTCGTGGCCAGTGGTCTGTGGCCCGCGGCATTGGCCGCCTGCCTGCTCGGCGCCTTATCTCTCGTGATACTGCCGTTGCTGCCAGCCCTGCCCGAGGACACATAG
- a CDS encoding sulfite exporter TauE/SafE family protein: protein MLSDLPALLPALLGAGVLAGLLAGLLGIGGGLIIVPVLFEVFLLQGVPKASAMLLATGTSLAVIVPTAMSSSLSHWRRGNVDGAILFRWFPAMLAAVVFGAWLAPSLPAEPLIGLFAVFALSLGFLKLSGGDGAGDGKLGVEGPDEENIPMLPAAYLQLGIAAAIGFVCVLLGVGAGTLGVAVMTLFHVPMHRAVGTAAVLGLVIAAPGVLVALCHVVPAGAPVYSIGHVSVPGFLSIAPLAILMAPLGVRIGAALSARRLQQLFAGFLLAVGLRMLSRLFL, encoded by the coding sequence GCTCTCGGATCTTCCAGCGCTGCTTCCGGCGTTGTTAGGGGCCGGTGTCCTCGCAGGACTGCTTGCGGGCCTCCTCGGTATTGGCGGCGGCCTGATCATCGTGCCGGTGCTCTTTGAGGTCTTTCTCCTTCAGGGGGTGCCCAAGGCATCGGCGATGCTTCTTGCCACGGGTACGTCCCTCGCCGTGATTGTGCCCACGGCTATGAGTTCCTCCCTGTCCCACTGGCGCCGGGGTAACGTCGACGGCGCTATTCTTTTTCGCTGGTTCCCAGCGATGCTCGCGGCGGTGGTGTTTGGCGCCTGGCTGGCGCCATCGCTGCCGGCGGAACCCCTGATCGGGCTGTTTGCGGTGTTTGCGCTGTCCTTAGGGTTTTTGAAGCTGTCTGGCGGTGACGGTGCGGGGGATGGCAAGCTAGGTGTGGAAGGTCCCGACGAAGAGAACATCCCGATGCTTCCCGCGGCCTATCTGCAGCTGGGCATCGCCGCTGCCATCGGCTTTGTCTGCGTGCTCCTTGGCGTGGGGGCAGGGACCCTTGGCGTTGCGGTGATGACCCTGTTCCACGTGCCCATGCACCGTGCGGTGGGAACCGCGGCCGTATTGGGTCTGGTCATTGCGGCCCCGGGGGTCTTGGTGGCCCTGTGTCATGTGGTGCCTGCGGGCGCACCGGTTTACAGCATCGGTCATGTCAGCGTGCCGGGGTTTCTCAGCATTGCGCCCCTGGCTATTCTCATGGCACCCCTGGGTGTGCGCATTGGCGCAGCCCTGTCCGCGCGACGTTTGCAGCAACTCTTTGCAGGCTTCCTGCTGGCGGTCGGACTGCGTATGCTGTCCCGCCTGTTTCTTTAG
- a CDS encoding DUF547 domain-containing protein yields MTTKNNEGVAPRETAEAASIQNARRHAKYRRRSAGALSAVVAGFLCSLMLIPTPSRAEAPDDVLHASWNTLLQSCVEDTEDGYSTAVNYDCFASKESALDGYLHALKAVSKDELLGLNDHRQLAFLINAYNAWTVKLILNNWPGVDSIRDLGSLLLSPWKKSFIPLLGGIVSLDDIEHGMIREPGRFDDPRIHFAVNCASIGCPALRREAYRGEVLDSQLEEQTRSFLGDPSRNRLRGDELEISSIFKWYRDDFEQGWRGAESLELFLARYAGALNLSSQQLVQLEKGDIDIEFLAYDWRLNQTP; encoded by the coding sequence ATGACGACAAAAAACAACGAGGGTGTAGCGCCCCGGGAAACTGCCGAAGCAGCTTCCATTCAAAACGCAAGACGCCACGCTAAATACAGAAGGCGCTCCGCAGGTGCTTTGAGCGCTGTGGTAGCCGGATTCCTATGCAGTCTCATGCTTATCCCTACGCCCTCGAGGGCAGAAGCCCCTGACGATGTCCTTCACGCAAGCTGGAACACGCTCCTTCAGAGCTGTGTAGAGGACACAGAGGACGGTTACAGCACCGCTGTCAACTACGACTGTTTCGCTTCAAAAGAGAGCGCGCTCGACGGCTATCTCCATGCCCTCAAGGCTGTCAGCAAGGATGAACTCCTGGGCCTAAACGACCACAGGCAGCTGGCCTTTCTCATCAACGCCTACAATGCCTGGACCGTAAAACTGATCCTCAACAACTGGCCGGGTGTCGACTCTATTCGAGACCTGGGAAGCCTGCTCCTCTCTCCCTGGAAGAAATCGTTTATCCCCCTCCTTGGCGGCATCGTGAGCCTGGATGATATTGAGCACGGCATGATCCGGGAGCCCGGTCGTTTCGACGATCCCCGTATTCACTTTGCAGTGAATTGCGCGAGTATCGGCTGCCCTGCCCTGCGTAGGGAGGCTTATCGTGGAGAGGTGTTGGACAGCCAACTCGAGGAACAAACCCGCAGCTTTCTTGGCGATCCCAGCCGCAACCGCCTCCGCGGTGACGAGCTTGAGATCTCATCGATATTCAAATGGTACCGCGACGATTTTGAGCAGGGTTGGCGTGGCGCTGAGAGCCTTGAACTGTTTCTCGCACGCTACGCGGGCGCTCTGAATCTCAGTTCTCAACAGCTGGTACAGCTTGAAAAGGGCGACATCGATATCGAGTTTCTCGCCTATGATTGGCGGCTAAACCAAACGCCCTGA
- a CDS encoding adenosine deaminase, protein MSNVTNDSYGPVTRWLAAMPKAELHLHIDGSLRAPRLLQLAAKHGVSLPYASVEEVEAAYNFSDLQSFLDLYYLGASVLRDAEDFYFLMQDYLEVCRVQNIVHCEIMVEPQTYLPQGVELSVVLEGFDKAIAEAKSGWGQSVGLILSFLRHLPEADALAMLEAADPYREHFCAIGLASAERDFPPANFQTLYREAKKRGYELTAHAGEEGPASFIRDALQLLKVTRIDHGVRAVDDADLLQQLAADRVPLTVCPLSNVRLCVYDSLSEHRIFDLLEQGLCITVNSDDPAYFGGDLLENFAALESELDMSREQAVMLVRNGFEAAFLPSDAKLALDEQLKDYLARHP, encoded by the coding sequence GTGAGTAACGTGACAAACGATAGCTATGGCCCCGTCACCCGGTGGCTGGCTGCAATGCCCAAGGCAGAGCTGCATCTGCACATTGATGGCAGTCTGCGCGCTCCGCGTCTTCTGCAGCTTGCGGCCAAGCACGGCGTGTCCCTGCCATACGCTTCCGTGGAGGAGGTGGAGGCGGCGTACAACTTCAGCGATCTTCAGAGTTTCCTGGATCTTTACTATCTGGGGGCATCGGTACTCCGTGACGCCGAGGATTTTTATTTTCTGATGCAGGACTACCTCGAGGTCTGCCGTGTCCAGAACATCGTGCACTGCGAAATTATGGTTGAGCCCCAAACTTACCTACCCCAGGGCGTGGAGCTGTCCGTGGTGCTTGAGGGCTTTGATAAAGCCATTGCTGAGGCGAAAAGCGGCTGGGGGCAATCCGTGGGTCTCATTCTGAGTTTTCTGCGTCACCTGCCCGAGGCTGACGCCCTCGCTATGTTGGAAGCGGCGGATCCCTATCGGGAACACTTTTGCGCCATCGGTCTGGCAAGCGCCGAGCGAGACTTTCCCCCGGCAAATTTCCAAACCCTGTACCGCGAGGCAAAAAAACGCGGTTATGAACTCACGGCTCATGCGGGGGAGGAGGGGCCTGCAAGCTTTATCCGGGACGCCCTGCAACTTCTCAAGGTGACGCGCATCGACCATGGTGTGCGGGCCGTAGACGATGCCGATCTCCTCCAGCAGCTGGCGGCGGATCGCGTGCCCCTCACCGTCTGCCCTCTGTCCAATGTGCGTCTCTGTGTTTACGACAGCCTCTCGGAGCACCGAATTTTTGATTTACTGGAACAAGGCCTGTGCATCACAGTGAATTCCGACGACCCCGCTTACTTCGGTGGTGATTTGCTGGAGAATTTCGCCGCCCTTGAATCGGAGCTCGACATGAGCCGCGAGCAGGCTGTGATGCTCGTGCGCAACGGCTTCGAAGCGGCATTTCTCCCCAGCGACGCAAAACTGGCCCTCGACGAACAACTTAAGGACTATCTTGCGCGCCACCCCTGA
- a CDS encoding nucleoside hydrolase, translated as MNSVEFLSFSARAVVRVLAVLGVLYVTPGLAGERLPVKVVVLSMFENGEPTGDKPGELQLWLERNPGLREMPFALGEYSLYYDDKGLLVACLGGGIPNATASTMALGLDERFDLTKAYWLIAGIAGGDPEDLSLGSAAWANAVVDGDLVYEIDAREIPEDWPYGFIPLGASKPADGPQDVSTGWTLDTISFALDSGLSEWAYQLTRNTPLMDTEAMQAFRKEFTNYPLAQRPPFVTRGDTLSASTYWHGEKLNEWANDWLKVYAGESAEFMTSNMEDSGTLTALHRLGRIDRVDPRRVLILRTASNYTMPPRGRSAAWSTTADYPDGGLGALETAQRVGQPVVDALLGGWDVYEDQLPSAPARIPVVFDTDMAIDDWAALLFLARHPGVELLAVTVAASGEAHCEPGTRNALALLDLVNPHNAIPVSCGDAYPLDGYFVFPVPWQKDMDTLSGVPITPSLREPDGRHAVELLHDVHAAADKPVTVLATGPLTNIAQWLERYPEDPAKTERLVIMGGALDAPGNIIVPGFTDDNPNTRAEWNIYVDALAADKVLRSDLAMELVGLDVTNHVKVTPAFAAAFKTRVDNPAAAFWDAVLDANTWFIDSGEYYFWDVLAALAVIDRERFCDGEMLALGATYEETEEPWWATSDKSMPDSNWQGAPRRHFAAETAGVIERREGAKNTLFCRDTDPEAAFRLFIDTLTARPLSSGDK; from the coding sequence ATGAATTCCGTTGAGTTTTTAAGTTTTTCCGCGCGCGCCGTCGTCAGAGTGCTCGCCGTACTAGGGGTGTTGTATGTGACGCCCGGTCTTGCTGGCGAGCGCCTGCCGGTAAAAGTGGTGGTGCTCAGCATGTTTGAAAATGGCGAGCCCACCGGGGATAAGCCGGGGGAATTACAGCTGTGGTTGGAGCGTAACCCGGGTTTGCGGGAAATGCCTTTTGCCCTCGGGGAGTACTCACTGTACTACGACGACAAAGGCCTGCTTGTGGCCTGCCTCGGCGGTGGGATACCCAACGCCACGGCGTCAACCATGGCTCTGGGTCTTGACGAACGTTTTGATCTTACGAAGGCCTACTGGCTCATCGCCGGCATCGCCGGGGGCGACCCGGAGGATCTTTCCCTGGGCTCCGCCGCCTGGGCCAATGCGGTGGTCGATGGCGATCTGGTATATGAGATTGATGCCCGGGAGATTCCCGAGGACTGGCCCTACGGTTTTATTCCCCTCGGGGCGTCAAAACCTGCGGATGGCCCCCAGGATGTTTCTACCGGCTGGACTCTCGATACCATCAGTTTTGCCCTCGACAGCGGTCTCAGCGAATGGGCGTACCAGTTGACGCGTAACACGCCGCTCATGGACACGGAGGCGATGCAGGCCTTTCGCAAAGAGTTCACTAACTATCCTCTGGCGCAGCGTCCCCCGTTTGTGACCCGGGGAGACACGCTTTCGGCGAGCACCTACTGGCACGGTGAGAAACTCAATGAATGGGCAAACGACTGGCTGAAGGTCTACGCGGGTGAGTCGGCAGAATTCATGACTTCGAATATGGAGGATTCCGGGACATTGACGGCGCTTCACCGTCTCGGACGCATCGATCGCGTGGATCCCCGGCGGGTACTGATCCTGCGTACGGCGAGTAATTACACCATGCCACCCAGGGGCAGGAGCGCGGCCTGGAGCACCACGGCGGATTATCCCGACGGTGGTCTGGGTGCTCTGGAAACTGCCCAGCGCGTGGGACAACCCGTGGTGGACGCTCTTCTTGGGGGCTGGGACGTGTACGAAGATCAGCTGCCATCTGCCCCGGCCCGTATTCCCGTGGTGTTCGATACGGACATGGCGATTGATGACTGGGCGGCGCTGCTGTTCCTGGCACGGCATCCGGGGGTTGAGCTTCTGGCGGTGACCGTTGCCGCCAGTGGTGAAGCCCATTGCGAACCGGGCACCCGTAATGCTCTCGCGCTCCTGGACCTCGTTAACCCCCACAACGCGATACCTGTGTCCTGTGGCGACGCCTATCCTCTGGACGGCTATTTCGTGTTTCCCGTGCCCTGGCAAAAGGATATGGATACGCTGTCGGGGGTTCCCATTACGCCCAGCCTGCGCGAGCCCGATGGGCGTCATGCGGTTGAGCTCCTGCATGATGTCCATGCGGCGGCCGATAAGCCTGTGACTGTTCTGGCGACGGGGCCCCTGACCAATATTGCCCAGTGGCTGGAACGGTACCCCGAAGACCCGGCCAAGACCGAACGCCTCGTGATCATGGGCGGGGCCCTGGATGCGCCGGGCAATATCATCGTGCCGGGTTTTACCGACGATAATCCCAACACTCGGGCCGAGTGGAACATCTATGTCGATGCACTTGCCGCCGACAAGGTGCTGCGCTCGGACCTGGCGATGGAGTTGGTGGGACTGGATGTGACCAATCACGTGAAGGTCACGCCGGCGTTTGCCGCCGCGTTTAAAACCCGCGTGGACAATCCGGCTGCCGCTTTTTGGGATGCGGTGCTTGATGCCAACACCTGGTTTATTGATTCTGGCGAGTACTATTTCTGGGATGTGCTCGCGGCCCTGGCGGTGATTGATCGCGAGCGTTTCTGTGACGGTGAAATGCTGGCCCTGGGCGCGACGTATGAGGAGACGGAGGAACCCTGGTGGGCGACCTCGGATAAATCCATGCCGGATAGCAATTGGCAGGGTGCGCCGCGACGCCATTTTGCAGCGGAAACCGCCGGCGTCATCGAGCGGCGGGAGGGCGCAAAAAATACGCTCTTTTGCAGAGATACCGATCCCGAGGCCGCTTTCCGGCTTTTCATCGATACCTTAACGGCCAGGCCCCTGAGCAGTGGAGATAAGTAA